One Amycolatopsis sp. NBC_00355 genomic window carries:
- a CDS encoding glycoside hydrolase family 6 protein → MRATKQVRVPHGRTTHPAARDGRPDRIPGGPGKRSTKFAVAALGATLLAGATALTVGGSAQAASSPFYVDPGTNAAQWVAANPGDSRTPMIRDRVAATPQGRWFTTTNTSAVRAEVDAYVGSAAAAGKVPIMVVYDIPNRDCGGASGGGAPSHDAYRAWIDQVAAGIAGRPAAIVLEPDVLALMSNCQSADQQNQTKASVAYAGKKLKSGSTQTKVYFDIGHSAWLSPAEAASRVRAADISNSADGIATNVSNYRSTGDEAGFAKAVLNAVGDGRLRAVIDTSRNGNGPLGSEWCDPAGRAIGTPSTDATGDAQIAAYLWVKPPGEADGCLAAAGQFVPQRAYDLAAAGAPPASTTPTSATTTATTPTTPTTPTTPTGNGSCTVTHRVVSSWQNGYTGEVVIENRGTPLDGWTLTFSAPGVTVGQGWNATWTDTGDTVRVVNASWNGKLGTGGTATVGYNADYSGGTPPFLSPTLNGVSCS, encoded by the coding sequence ATGAGAGCGACGAAACAGGTACGCGTTCCCCACGGACGCACCACCCATCCGGCCGCGCGAGACGGCCGGCCGGACCGGATCCCCGGCGGGCCCGGGAAGAGAAGCACCAAGTTCGCCGTCGCGGCCCTCGGCGCGACGCTCCTCGCCGGCGCCACCGCACTCACGGTCGGTGGCAGCGCCCAGGCCGCCTCCTCGCCGTTCTACGTCGACCCGGGCACGAACGCGGCCCAGTGGGTCGCCGCGAACCCCGGCGACTCGCGGACACCGATGATCCGGGACCGCGTCGCCGCCACCCCGCAGGGAAGGTGGTTCACCACCACCAACACCTCGGCGGTGCGCGCCGAGGTCGACGCCTACGTCGGCTCCGCCGCGGCTGCGGGCAAGGTCCCGATCATGGTCGTCTACGACATCCCGAACCGCGACTGCGGCGGGGCCAGTGGCGGCGGCGCGCCGTCCCACGACGCCTACCGGGCGTGGATCGACCAGGTGGCCGCCGGCATCGCGGGCCGCCCCGCGGCGATCGTGCTGGAGCCCGACGTGCTCGCGCTGATGTCGAACTGCCAGTCGGCCGACCAGCAGAACCAGACCAAGGCGTCGGTGGCCTACGCGGGCAAGAAACTCAAGTCCGGTTCGACGCAGACGAAGGTGTACTTCGACATCGGCCACTCCGCGTGGCTTTCACCCGCCGAGGCCGCGTCGCGGGTGCGCGCCGCGGACATCTCGAACAGCGCCGACGGCATCGCCACCAACGTGTCCAACTACCGCTCGACCGGCGACGAGGCGGGCTTCGCCAAGGCGGTGCTGAACGCGGTGGGCGACGGGCGGCTGCGCGCGGTGATCGACACGAGCCGCAACGGCAACGGGCCGCTGGGCAGCGAGTGGTGCGACCCGGCGGGACGGGCCATCGGCACGCCCAGCACCGACGCCACGGGTGACGCGCAGATCGCCGCGTACCTCTGGGTCAAGCCACCGGGCGAAGCCGACGGCTGCCTCGCCGCGGCCGGGCAGTTCGTCCCGCAGCGGGCCTACGACCTGGCGGCCGCCGGTGCGCCGCCGGCCAGCACCACGCCGACGAGCGCCACCACGACCGCGACAACCCCGACAACGCCGACAACGCCGACGACCCCGACGGGCAACGGCTCGTGCACGGTGACGCACCGGGTGGTCAGCTCGTGGCAGAACGGTTACACCGGCGAGGTCGTCATCGAGAACCGGGGAACGCCCCTCGACGGCTGGACACTGACGTTCTCCGCGCCGGGGGTGACCGTCGGCCAGGGCTGGAACGCGACCTGGACCGACACCGGCGACACCGTACGGGTCGTCAACGCCTCGTGGAACGGCAAGCTCGGCACCGGTGGCACCGCGACCGTCGGCTACAACGCGGACTACAGCGGCGGCACCCCGCCCTTCCTGTCCCCCACGCTGAACGGAGTGT